One window of the Pyrus communis chromosome 17, drPyrComm1.1, whole genome shotgun sequence genome contains the following:
- the LOC137722822 gene encoding flavin-containing monooxygenase FMO GS-OX-like 3 isoform X1, translating to MIMSGYSNSFFHKPQSHHLASRHVAVIGAGAAGLVAARELRREGHKVIVFERGDQLGGTWVYNPNVESDPIGVHPNRTLVHSSMYESLRTNLPREAMGFRDYPFVAKKGDEERDPRRFPVHREVLMYLKDFAGEFGISEIVRLETEVVLVDAAAGGKWKVKSRSKGGGDVEDEIYDAVVVCSGHHTEPRLPQIQGINTWKGKQIHSHNYRTPAPFQNQVVVLIGSATSAIDISREIARIAKEVHIASRSLPDETNEKQPGYDNLWLHSMIKGVHEDGSLVFRDGSFVVADIILYCTGYKYHFPFLKTNDIVTVDDNCVGPLYKHIFPPALAPSLSFVGLPWMIAPFPMFEFQSKWIAGILSNRIALPSQEEMMEDVKAFHSSLETLGIRKHYTHNVFGYKFGYDEWLAAQCGCPGFEEWRKQMYIAALENLPKQPETYRDELEDHHLVLQAHQDFTNYTVNGVGVVDK from the exons ATGATAATGAGTGGATACTCAAACTCATTTTTCCACAAACCCCAATCTCATCATCTGGCCTCCCGCCACGTGGCAGTGATCGGAGCCGGCGCAGCCGGCCTGGTCGCCGCACGTGAGCTCCGGAGAGAAGGTCACAAAGTGATTGTTTTCGAGCGAGGAGACCAATTGGGAGGCACGTGGGTGTACAATCCGAATGTGGAGTCCGACCCAATCGGAGTCCACCCAAATCGGACCCTGGTCCACTCGAGCATGTACGAGTCGCTGAGGACAAACCTGCCGAGAGAGGCCATGGGGTTTCGGGACTACCCATTTGTGGCCAAAAAAGGAGACGAAGAGAGAGACCCGAGAAGGTTTCCGGTTCACAGAGAGGTGCTAATGTACTTGAAGGACTTCGCCGGAGAGTTTGGGATATCGGAGATTGTGAGGTTGGAGACGGAGGTGGTGCTGGTGGATGCGGCGGCGGGCGGGAAGTGGAAGGTGAAGTCGAGGAGTAAGGGAGGTGGGGATGTGGAAGATGAGATTTATGATGCCGTGGTTGTGTGTTCTGGTCATCATACTGAACCTCGTCTTCCCCAAATTCAAG GCATCAACACATGGAAAGGGAAGCAAATTCACAGCCACAATTATCGTACCCCTGCGCCATTTCAAAACCAG GTTGTAGTTTTGATTGGGAGCGCAACTAGTGCTATTGATATTTCCCGGGAAATAGCTAGAATAGCAAAAGAAGTTCACATTGCGTCTAGATCTCTCCCTGATGAAACCAATGAAAAGCAGCCCGGCTATGATAACTTGTGGCTTCATTCTATG ATCAAAGGTGTCCATGAAGATGGTAGTCTTGTTTTCCGAGATGGGAGCTTCGTCGTTGCTGATATCATTCTTTACTGCACAGG GTACAAATATCATTTCCCATTCCTTAAAACCAATGACATTGTGACCGTCGATGATAACTGTGTTGGCCCACTGTACAAGCACATCTTCCCACCTGCTTTGGCTCCATCACTTTCCTTTGTTGGGTTACCATGGATG ATTGCGCCTTTCCCCATGTTTGAATTTCAAAGCAAATGGATAGCAGGCATTTTGTCTAACCGTATTGCACTTCCATCACAAGAGGAGATGATGGAGGATGTCAAGGCTTTCCATTCTTCGCTTGAAACTTTGGGCATCCGTAAGCATTACACTCACAATGTTTTTGGTTACAAG TTTGGGTATGATGAGTGGCTTGCAGCTCAGTGTGGGTGTCCAGGCTTTGAAGAATGGAGAAAACAAATGTACATTGCAGCTCTAGAGAACCTGCCTAAACAACCAGAGACCTACCGGGATGAGTTGGAAGATCACCATTTAGTATTGCAAGCGCATCAGGACTTCACAAACTACACCGTAAATGGAGTTGGGGTCGTGGATAAGTGA
- the LOC137722822 gene encoding flavin-containing monooxygenase FMO GS-OX-like 4 isoform X2, protein MIMSGYSNSFFHKPQSHHLASRHVAVIGAGAAGLVAARELRREGHKVIVFERGDQLGGTWVYNPNVESDPIGVHPNRTLVHSSMYESLRTNLPREAMGFRDYPFVAKKGDEERDPRRFPVHREVLMYLKDFAGEFGISEIVRLETEVVLVDAAAGGKWKVKSRSKGGGDVEDEIYDAVVVCSGHHTEPRLPQIQGINTWKGKQIHSHNYRTPAPFQNQIKGVHEDGSLVFRDGSFVVADIILYCTGYKYHFPFLKTNDIVTVDDNCVGPLYKHIFPPALAPSLSFVGLPWMIAPFPMFEFQSKWIAGILSNRIALPSQEEMMEDVKAFHSSLETLGIRKHYTHNVFGYKFGYDEWLAAQCGCPGFEEWRKQMYIAALENLPKQPETYRDELEDHHLVLQAHQDFTNYTVNGVGVVDK, encoded by the exons ATGATAATGAGTGGATACTCAAACTCATTTTTCCACAAACCCCAATCTCATCATCTGGCCTCCCGCCACGTGGCAGTGATCGGAGCCGGCGCAGCCGGCCTGGTCGCCGCACGTGAGCTCCGGAGAGAAGGTCACAAAGTGATTGTTTTCGAGCGAGGAGACCAATTGGGAGGCACGTGGGTGTACAATCCGAATGTGGAGTCCGACCCAATCGGAGTCCACCCAAATCGGACCCTGGTCCACTCGAGCATGTACGAGTCGCTGAGGACAAACCTGCCGAGAGAGGCCATGGGGTTTCGGGACTACCCATTTGTGGCCAAAAAAGGAGACGAAGAGAGAGACCCGAGAAGGTTTCCGGTTCACAGAGAGGTGCTAATGTACTTGAAGGACTTCGCCGGAGAGTTTGGGATATCGGAGATTGTGAGGTTGGAGACGGAGGTGGTGCTGGTGGATGCGGCGGCGGGCGGGAAGTGGAAGGTGAAGTCGAGGAGTAAGGGAGGTGGGGATGTGGAAGATGAGATTTATGATGCCGTGGTTGTGTGTTCTGGTCATCATACTGAACCTCGTCTTCCCCAAATTCAAG GCATCAACACATGGAAAGGGAAGCAAATTCACAGCCACAATTATCGTACCCCTGCGCCATTTCAAAACCAG ATCAAAGGTGTCCATGAAGATGGTAGTCTTGTTTTCCGAGATGGGAGCTTCGTCGTTGCTGATATCATTCTTTACTGCACAGG GTACAAATATCATTTCCCATTCCTTAAAACCAATGACATTGTGACCGTCGATGATAACTGTGTTGGCCCACTGTACAAGCACATCTTCCCACCTGCTTTGGCTCCATCACTTTCCTTTGTTGGGTTACCATGGATG ATTGCGCCTTTCCCCATGTTTGAATTTCAAAGCAAATGGATAGCAGGCATTTTGTCTAACCGTATTGCACTTCCATCACAAGAGGAGATGATGGAGGATGTCAAGGCTTTCCATTCTTCGCTTGAAACTTTGGGCATCCGTAAGCATTACACTCACAATGTTTTTGGTTACAAG TTTGGGTATGATGAGTGGCTTGCAGCTCAGTGTGGGTGTCCAGGCTTTGAAGAATGGAGAAAACAAATGTACATTGCAGCTCTAGAGAACCTGCCTAAACAACCAGAGACCTACCGGGATGAGTTGGAAGATCACCATTTAGTATTGCAAGCGCATCAGGACTTCACAAACTACACCGTAAATGGAGTTGGGGTCGTGGATAAGTGA